A window of Amycolatopsis australiensis contains these coding sequences:
- the hppD gene encoding 4-hydroxyphenylpyruvate dioxygenase, which yields MTQTAEPQGALDDVSYDQLRQLVGLVDHDASTDPFPVKAMDAVVFVAGNATQTAWYYQIAFGMQLVAYSGPETGVYDRKSYVLKSGSARFVITGGVKPDSPLLDHHRKHGDGVIDLALETTDVDKCVEHARAQGATILEEPHDVSDEHGTVRMAAIATYGETRHSLVDRSRYNGVYLPGYEPRESTVKRPEGAPKRLFQAIDHCVGNVELGKMDYWVDWYHRVMGFVNMAEFVGDDIATEYSALMSKVVSNGNHRVKFPLNEPAVAKKKSQIDEYLEFYDGAGCQHIALATNDIIATVTAMRAAGVEFLDTPASYYDDPELRARIGNVRVPIETLKEHSILVDRDEDGYLLQIFTKPIGDRPTVFYELIERHGSLGFGKGNFKALFEAIEREQERRGNL from the coding sequence ATGACCCAGACTGCCGAACCCCAGGGTGCACTCGACGACGTCAGCTACGACCAGCTGCGTCAGCTCGTCGGGCTCGTCGACCACGACGCCTCGACCGACCCGTTCCCGGTCAAGGCCATGGACGCGGTGGTGTTCGTCGCCGGCAACGCCACCCAGACCGCCTGGTACTACCAGATCGCGTTCGGGATGCAGCTCGTCGCCTACTCCGGTCCCGAGACCGGCGTCTACGACCGCAAGTCCTACGTGCTCAAGTCCGGCTCGGCCCGGTTCGTCATCACCGGCGGCGTGAAGCCGGACTCGCCGCTGCTCGACCACCACCGCAAGCACGGCGACGGCGTCATAGACCTGGCGCTGGAGACCACCGACGTCGACAAGTGCGTCGAGCACGCCCGCGCGCAGGGCGCGACCATCCTCGAAGAGCCGCACGACGTCTCCGACGAGCACGGCACGGTCCGCATGGCCGCCATCGCGACCTACGGCGAGACCCGCCACTCGCTGGTCGACCGCTCGCGCTACAACGGCGTCTACCTGCCCGGCTACGAGCCGCGCGAGAGCACGGTCAAGCGGCCGGAAGGGGCGCCGAAGCGGCTGTTCCAGGCCATCGACCACTGCGTCGGGAACGTCGAGCTCGGCAAGATGGACTACTGGGTGGACTGGTACCACCGCGTCATGGGCTTCGTGAACATGGCGGAGTTCGTCGGCGACGACATCGCCACCGAGTACTCGGCGCTGATGAGCAAGGTCGTCTCGAACGGCAACCACCGGGTCAAGTTCCCGCTGAACGAGCCGGCCGTCGCGAAGAAGAAGTCGCAGATCGACGAGTACCTCGAGTTCTACGACGGTGCCGGCTGCCAGCACATCGCGCTGGCCACCAACGACATCATCGCCACGGTGACCGCGATGCGCGCCGCCGGCGTCGAGTTCCTCGACACCCCGGCCTCCTACTACGACGACCCGGAGCTGCGCGCCCGGATCGGCAACGTCCGCGTGCCGATCGAGACGCTCAAGGAGCACAGCATCCTGGTCGACCGCGACGAGGACGGCTACCTGCTGCAGATCTTCACCAAGCCGATCGGCGACCGCCCGACCGTGTTCTACGAGCTGATCGAGCGGCACGGCTCGCTGGGCTTCGGCAAGGGCAACTTCAAGGCGTTGTTCGAGGCGATCGAGCGCGAGCAGGAGCGCCGCGGCAACCTGTGA
- a CDS encoding Lrp/AsnC family transcriptional regulator yields the protein MSENLDALDARLLLLLTDSPRLGVLECARRLGVARGTVQARLDRLTGRGILGGFPPELDLAAMGYGLTAFAVLEIAQGRRAEVAEALAAIDEVCEVHATTGQGDLFVRMVARGNDDLQRVIDEVVGVPDVLRTSTSIALSTPVPPRVRPLLERTARG from the coding sequence ATGTCCGAGAACCTGGATGCGCTGGACGCGCGACTGCTGCTGTTGCTCACCGACTCCCCGCGCCTCGGCGTGCTGGAGTGCGCGCGCCGGCTCGGGGTCGCCCGCGGGACGGTCCAGGCACGCCTGGACCGCCTGACCGGGCGCGGCATCCTCGGCGGCTTCCCGCCGGAACTGGACCTGGCGGCGATGGGGTACGGCCTGACGGCGTTCGCGGTGCTGGAAATCGCGCAGGGCCGCCGGGCCGAGGTCGCCGAGGCGCTGGCGGCGATCGACGAGGTCTGCGAGGTGCACGCGACGACCGGGCAGGGCGACCTGTTCGTCCGCATGGTGGCGCGCGGCAACGACGACCTGCAGCGGGTGATCGACGAGGTGGTCGGCGTCCCGGACGTGCTGCGGACCTCGACGTCGATCGCGTTGTCGACGCCGGTGCCGCCGCGGGTCCGCCCCCTGCTGGAGCGGACCGCGCGGGGCTGA
- a CDS encoding MBL fold metallo-hydrolase: MSTEPICQACGMQYAVARDDCPVCEDERQYVPQSGQQWTNLETLRASGTYTPRIEEQGPGLVGVGSNPGFAIGQRALLVRARSGNFLWDCAAYLDDALVQQVRDLGGITGIAISHPHYYTTMVEWAHAFDVPIYLHEGDQQWIGRPDPAVKLWSGTTLDVADDLRLINLGVHFTGGTVLHWPDGEEGRGALLSGDIVQVIGDRSHVAFMYSYPNYIPERPHIVRRAAELLAGYRFEAIYGAWWDAIVRTDGSAVVQRSAERYLAQVIDER; the protein is encoded by the coding sequence GTGAGCACCGAACCGATCTGCCAGGCGTGCGGCATGCAGTACGCCGTGGCCCGCGACGACTGCCCGGTCTGCGAGGACGAACGCCAGTACGTCCCGCAGTCCGGGCAGCAGTGGACGAACCTCGAAACGCTCCGCGCGAGCGGCACGTACACGCCGCGGATCGAGGAGCAGGGGCCGGGGCTCGTCGGCGTCGGCTCCAACCCCGGTTTCGCGATCGGCCAGCGCGCGCTGCTGGTGCGGGCGCGGTCCGGGAACTTCCTCTGGGACTGCGCGGCCTACCTCGACGACGCCCTGGTCCAGCAGGTCCGCGACCTCGGCGGGATCACCGGCATCGCGATCAGCCACCCGCACTACTACACGACGATGGTGGAGTGGGCGCACGCCTTCGACGTGCCGATCTACCTGCACGAAGGCGACCAGCAGTGGATCGGGCGCCCGGACCCGGCGGTGAAGCTGTGGTCGGGCACGACCCTCGACGTCGCCGACGACCTGCGCCTGATCAACCTGGGCGTGCACTTCACCGGCGGCACGGTCCTGCACTGGCCGGACGGCGAGGAGGGCCGCGGCGCGCTGCTGTCCGGCGACATCGTGCAGGTCATCGGTGACCGCTCGCACGTCGCCTTCATGTACAGCTACCCGAACTACATCCCGGAGCGCCCGCACATCGTCCGCCGCGCCGCGGAACTGCTGGCCGGGTACCGGTTCGAGGCGATCTACGGCGCGTGGTGGGACGCGATCGTCCGCACCGACGGGTCCGCGGTGGTCCAGCGCTCGGCGGAGCGGTACCTGGCCCAGGTGATCGACGAGCGGTAG
- the greA gene encoding transcription elongation factor GreA: MVTVSDTKVTWLTQDAYDRLKQELDEMIENRPVIAARINDSREEGDLKENGGYHAAREEQGQAEARIRHLQELLRSAKVGEAPANDGTAGPGKVLTVKYEGDDEEEKFLLATREEGAEGELDVYSPESPLGKALLGAKEGESREYELPNGKIQKVTLIKAVPYTDAK, encoded by the coding sequence ATGGTGACCGTGAGCGACACCAAGGTGACCTGGCTCACCCAGGATGCCTACGACCGGCTCAAGCAGGAGCTCGACGAAATGATCGAGAACCGGCCGGTCATCGCCGCGCGCATCAACGACAGCCGCGAAGAAGGCGACCTCAAGGAGAACGGCGGCTACCACGCCGCCCGCGAGGAGCAGGGCCAGGCCGAAGCGCGCATCCGGCACCTCCAGGAGCTGCTGCGCTCGGCCAAGGTCGGCGAGGCGCCCGCCAACGACGGCACCGCCGGACCCGGCAAGGTGCTCACCGTCAAGTACGAGGGTGACGACGAGGAGGAGAAGTTCCTGCTCGCCACCCGCGAAGAGGGCGCCGAGGGCGAACTCGACGTGTACTCCCCGGAGTCGCCGCTGGGCAAGGCCCTGCTCGGCGCGAAGGAAGGCGAGTCGCGCGAGTACGAGCTGCCCAACGGCAAGATCCAAAAGGTCACGCTGATCAAGGCGGTGCCCTACACCGACGCCAAGTGA
- a CDS encoding DUF4307 domain-containing protein, whose amino-acid sequence MAETAAPALPEGRYGSGRATTSRRWRRWVFLAVALLVSGGIAWIAYVNLGTAPIDAERVAFAAKPGNAMEITLNVTRDDDNRPGVCIVRVRDKTGAESGRKELLIPAGARYSRISTTVKSIGEPVTADVFGCSYDIPRYLSTP is encoded by the coding sequence TTGGCGGAAACGGCAGCGCCGGCACTGCCCGAGGGGCGGTACGGCAGCGGGCGCGCGACGACGTCGCGGCGCTGGCGCCGGTGGGTGTTCCTGGCCGTCGCCCTGCTGGTCAGCGGCGGGATCGCGTGGATCGCGTACGTGAACCTCGGCACCGCGCCGATCGACGCCGAGCGCGTCGCCTTCGCCGCGAAACCGGGCAACGCGATGGAAATCACCCTGAACGTCACCCGTGACGACGACAACAGGCCGGGCGTGTGCATCGTGCGCGTCCGGGACAAGACCGGTGCCGAAAGCGGCCGCAAGGAACTCCTGATCCCCGCCGGCGCGCGGTACAGCCGGATCAGCACGACGGTCAAGAGCATCGGGGAACCGGTGACGGCCGACGTCTTCGGCTGCTCGTACGACATACCACGGTATCTGTCAACCCCATAG
- the mca gene encoding mycothiol conjugate amidase Mca, which produces MVDQLTKTAKPRLRMMAVHAHPDDESSKGAATMARYAAEGHEVLVVTCTGGEAGSILNPAMDRPDVLANMAEIRREEMARAAKILGVSQRWLGFVDSGLPEGDPLPPVPEGSFAAIPLEEPTEALVRVIREFRPHVITTYDENGGYPHPDHIRTHEVTMAAWEAAPDQSRFPDAGEPWQPLKLYYMHGFSKARMVAFDAALKEAGLESPYTEWLAKWDPERADVMERVTTRVECGEYFEVRDEALKAHATQIDPNSRWFFVPLEIQREVWPTEEYELVKSQVDSTLPEDDLFAGIAGTEEKVDT; this is translated from the coding sequence ATGGTGGACCAGCTGACGAAGACCGCCAAGCCGCGCCTGCGCATGATGGCCGTGCACGCGCACCCGGACGACGAGTCGAGCAAGGGCGCCGCCACGATGGCGCGCTACGCCGCCGAGGGCCATGAGGTGCTGGTCGTCACGTGCACCGGGGGTGAGGCGGGCAGCATCCTGAACCCGGCCATGGACCGGCCGGACGTGCTGGCGAACATGGCCGAGATCCGCCGCGAGGAGATGGCCCGCGCGGCCAAGATCCTCGGCGTGAGCCAGCGCTGGCTGGGCTTCGTCGACTCCGGCCTGCCCGAGGGCGACCCGCTGCCGCCGGTGCCCGAGGGCTCGTTCGCGGCCATTCCGCTGGAGGAGCCGACCGAGGCGCTGGTGCGCGTGATCCGCGAGTTCCGCCCGCACGTGATCACGACGTACGACGAGAACGGCGGCTACCCGCACCCGGACCACATCCGCACCCACGAGGTGACGATGGCGGCCTGGGAGGCGGCACCGGACCAGTCGCGCTTCCCGGATGCCGGCGAGCCGTGGCAGCCGCTCAAGCTGTACTACATGCACGGGTTCTCGAAGGCCAGGATGGTGGCGTTCGACGCGGCGCTGAAGGAGGCCGGGCTCGAGTCGCCGTACACGGAGTGGCTGGCGAAGTGGGACCCCGAGCGCGCCGATGTGATGGAGCGGGTGACGACCCGCGTGGAGTGCGGTGAATACTTCGAGGTGCGGGACGAGGCGCTGAAGGCGCACGCCACGCAGATCGACCCGAACAGCCGCTGGTTCTTCGTCCCGCTGGAGATCCAGCGGGAGGTCTGGCCGACCGAGGAGTACGAGCTGGTGAAGTCGCAGGTCGACAGCACACTGCCGGAGGACGACCTGTTCGCGGGCATCGCCGGCACCGAGGAGAAGGTGGACACATGA
- a CDS encoding polynucleotide kinase-phosphatase, whose protein sequence is MKLTVPDMALVVLVGASGSGKSTFARTHFAPTQVLSSDFFRGLVADDENDQSASAEAFDALHYVAAKRLAAGRMTVIDATNVQRASRASLVKLAKEHDVLPTAIVLDLPVQVCLARNAGRPDRDFGDHVVRRQRGELQRSLKSLEREGFRRVHVLRSEAEVAEAEIVVEPLRNDRRELTGPFDVIGDVHGCAAELEELLAELGYVDGVHPDGRTAVFVGDLVDRGPDTPGVLRRVMGMASAGTALVVCGNHEQKLVRALHGRKVNVAHGLAESLEQLGAESDEFRRQAHEFCDGLVAHYVLDGGKLVVAHAGLPERYHGRASGRVRSMALYGDTTGETDEYGLPVRLPWARDYRGSAMVLYGHTPTLEPEWVNNTMCLDTGCVFGGKLTALRYPERQVVSVKAHRVWYEPSRPLDASRPLGGREPAVLELADVTGKRIVQTAHHGRIGVSAEQSAAALEVMSRFAVDPRWLTYLPPTMAPCSTSSRPDHLEHPEEAFAEYRAAGVQSVVCEEKHMGSRAVVLVCRDEDVALRRFGISGGGAVYTRTGRPFFSAEQNALLLADVRSAAAGLFEQLESGWLLFDAELLPWSAKAGSLIAAQYASVGAAAQAVLPAAVSALATTAARGIDVSDLLRRTASRSSTVDSYRAAYRRYCWPTSGLEGVRLAPFQLLASEGTAYHDRPHSWHLSVLDGLTGPRFQRTRSLSVDVLDEESVAKGVAWWEELTAAGGEGMVVKPAANLTRGPRGLVQPGVKVRGREYLRIIYGPDYTLPENLERLRKRGLNRKRMLALREYALGLEALERLARGEPLWRVHECVFAVLALESDPVDPRL, encoded by the coding sequence GTGAAGCTGACCGTCCCCGACATGGCGCTCGTCGTGCTCGTCGGCGCTTCCGGCTCCGGCAAGTCGACGTTCGCGCGCACGCACTTCGCGCCCACGCAGGTGCTCTCCAGCGACTTCTTCCGCGGGCTCGTCGCCGACGACGAGAACGACCAGTCGGCGTCGGCCGAGGCCTTCGACGCGCTGCACTACGTCGCGGCGAAGCGGCTCGCGGCCGGGCGGATGACCGTCATCGACGCGACGAACGTCCAGCGCGCTTCGCGGGCGAGCCTGGTGAAGCTCGCGAAGGAGCACGACGTGCTGCCGACCGCGATCGTGCTGGACCTGCCGGTGCAGGTGTGCCTCGCCCGCAACGCCGGACGGCCGGACCGCGACTTCGGCGACCACGTCGTCCGGCGGCAGCGCGGCGAGCTGCAGCGGTCGCTGAAGTCGTTGGAGCGCGAGGGTTTCCGGCGCGTGCACGTGCTCCGGTCAGAAGCCGAGGTGGCCGAGGCGGAGATTGTCGTCGAGCCGCTGCGCAACGACAGGCGCGAGCTGACCGGGCCGTTCGACGTGATCGGCGACGTGCACGGCTGCGCGGCCGAGCTCGAGGAGCTGCTCGCCGAGCTGGGGTACGTCGACGGCGTGCACCCGGACGGGCGGACCGCGGTGTTCGTCGGCGACCTCGTCGACCGCGGACCGGACACCCCGGGCGTGCTGCGGCGCGTGATGGGAATGGCTTCGGCCGGCACCGCGCTCGTCGTCTGCGGCAACCACGAGCAGAAGCTGGTGCGGGCGCTGCACGGGCGGAAGGTCAACGTCGCGCACGGGCTCGCCGAGTCCCTGGAGCAGCTCGGCGCCGAAAGCGACGAGTTCCGGCGGCAGGCGCACGAGTTCTGCGACGGGCTGGTCGCGCACTATGTCCTCGACGGCGGCAAGCTCGTCGTCGCGCACGCCGGGCTGCCCGAGCGTTACCACGGGCGCGCGTCCGGGCGGGTGCGCAGCATGGCGCTGTACGGCGACACGACCGGCGAGACCGACGAGTACGGCCTGCCGGTGCGGCTGCCGTGGGCGCGCGACTACCGCGGGTCCGCGATGGTGCTCTACGGGCACACGCCGACGCTGGAGCCGGAGTGGGTCAACAACACGATGTGCCTCGACACCGGCTGCGTCTTCGGCGGGAAGCTGACCGCGCTGCGCTACCCGGAGCGTCAAGTCGTGTCGGTGAAGGCGCATCGGGTCTGGTACGAGCCTTCGCGGCCGCTCGATGCTTCGCGTCCGCTGGGTGGCCGTGAGCCGGCGGTGCTGGAGCTGGCCGACGTCACCGGGAAGCGGATCGTGCAGACCGCCCACCACGGCCGGATCGGCGTCTCGGCGGAGCAGTCGGCGGCGGCGCTGGAAGTGATGAGCCGGTTCGCGGTCGACCCGCGGTGGCTGACCTACCTGCCGCCGACGATGGCGCCGTGCTCGACGTCGTCCCGTCCGGATCACCTCGAGCACCCGGAGGAGGCGTTCGCCGAGTACCGGGCGGCGGGCGTGCAGTCCGTCGTGTGCGAAGAGAAGCACATGGGGTCGCGGGCCGTGGTGCTGGTGTGCCGGGACGAGGACGTCGCGTTGCGGCGCTTCGGGATCAGCGGCGGCGGCGCGGTGTACACGCGGACCGGACGGCCGTTCTTCTCGGCGGAGCAGAACGCGTTGCTCCTGGCGGACGTGCGATCGGCGGCGGCCGGGTTGTTCGAGCAGCTGGAGTCGGGCTGGCTGCTGTTCGACGCGGAGTTGCTGCCGTGGAGCGCGAAGGCGGGGTCACTGATCGCAGCGCAGTACGCGTCGGTGGGCGCGGCGGCCCAGGCGGTGCTGCCGGCGGCGGTCTCGGCACTGGCGACGACGGCCGCCCGCGGCATCGACGTCTCCGATCTGTTGCGGCGCACGGCTTCGCGTTCATCCACAGTGGACTCTTACCGGGCGGCTTACCGGCGTTACTGCTGGCCGACGTCGGGCCTGGAGGGGGTGCGGCTGGCGCCGTTCCAGCTGCTGGCGTCCGAAGGGACGGCCTACCATGACCGGCCGCACTCGTGGCACCTGTCGGTACTGGACGGCCTGACAGGGCCGCGGTTCCAGCGGACGCGGTCCCTTTCGGTGGACGTGCTGGACGAGGAGTCGGTCGCGAAGGGCGTCGCGTGGTGGGAGGAACTGACCGCGGCGGGCGGCGAAGGCATGGTGGTGAAGCCGGCGGCGAACCTGACGCGCGGCCCGCGCGGCCTGGTCCAGCCGGGAGTGAAGGTCCGCGGGCGCGAGTACCTGCGGATCATTTACGGCCCGGACTACACGCTGCCGGAGAACCTGGAGCGGCTGCGCAAGCGCGGGCTGAACCGGAAGCGGATGCTGGCGCTGCGCGAGTACGCGCTGGGGCTGGAGGCGCTTGAGCGGCTGGCGCGGGGTGAGCCGTTGTGGCGGGTCCACGAGTGCGTCTTCGCGGTCCTCGCGCTGGAGTCGGATCCGGTTGACCCGAGGTTGTAG
- a CDS encoding 3' terminal RNA ribose 2'-O-methyltransferase Hen1, whose protein sequence is MLLTITTTRDPATDLGFLLHKHPEKAQSVALSAGTAHVFYPEASPARCTVALFVEIDPVALVRGGGTSLTQYVNDRPYAGGSYLAVALRAAFTTALAGRCAARPDLVDAPFDLDIHVPSLSARGGAEVVHKLFEPLGWHVSATPIPLDEQFPQWGDSRYVDLRLSGTHRVADALRHLYVLLPALDGDKHYWVGQDEADKLLRAGDGWLAGHPERTLITNRYLERRRPVVTYALSRLAEADDVPAEAEALVTEVPDRPESLAAQRHGSVLAALRAAGARRVLDLGCGSGALLRVLEEDRSFTEIVGVDVSSSALNTAEKRLKDNSRVTLRQSALTYADPALAGYDAAVLMEVVEHVDPERLPALEHAVFGVAAPRTVFVTTPNAEYNRLFEFLPMGHFRHADHRFEWTRAEFRAWADGVATRRGYDVRYVPIGPVDQESGPPTQMAVFTTHEEVAA, encoded by the coding sequence GTGCTGCTGACGATCACCACGACCCGTGACCCCGCCACCGACCTGGGCTTTCTCCTGCACAAGCATCCGGAGAAGGCGCAGTCGGTCGCGCTGTCGGCCGGGACCGCGCACGTCTTCTACCCGGAGGCTTCGCCGGCGCGCTGTACCGTCGCGCTCTTCGTCGAGATCGATCCCGTCGCGCTCGTTCGCGGGGGTGGGACCTCGCTGACCCAGTACGTCAACGACCGGCCCTACGCCGGTGGGTCGTACCTCGCGGTCGCGCTGCGGGCCGCGTTCACGACCGCGCTCGCCGGACGGTGTGCCGCGCGTCCTGACCTCGTCGACGCGCCCTTCGACCTGGACATCCACGTGCCGTCACTGTCCGCGCGCGGCGGGGCCGAGGTCGTGCACAAGCTGTTCGAGCCGCTCGGCTGGCACGTCTCCGCCACGCCGATCCCGCTCGACGAGCAGTTCCCGCAGTGGGGCGACAGCCGCTATGTCGACCTCCGCCTTTCGGGCACGCACCGCGTCGCCGACGCGCTGCGTCACCTCTACGTCCTGCTGCCCGCGCTCGACGGGGACAAGCACTACTGGGTCGGGCAGGACGAGGCCGACAAGCTGCTGCGCGCCGGCGACGGCTGGCTCGCCGGGCATCCCGAGCGCACGCTCATCACCAACCGCTACCTCGAGCGGCGCCGTCCGGTCGTCACCTACGCGCTCTCGCGGCTCGCCGAGGCCGACGACGTCCCCGCCGAAGCCGAAGCACTGGTCACGGAGGTGCCAGACCGGCCGGAGAGCCTCGCGGCGCAGCGTCACGGCAGCGTGCTCGCCGCGTTGCGGGCCGCCGGCGCGCGGCGCGTGCTCGACCTCGGCTGCGGGAGCGGCGCACTCCTGCGCGTCCTCGAGGAGGACCGCTCGTTCACCGAGATCGTCGGCGTCGACGTCTCCAGCAGCGCCCTGAACACCGCCGAGAAGCGGCTGAAGGACAACTCCCGCGTCACGCTGCGGCAGTCGGCGCTGACCTACGCCGACCCGGCGCTGGCCGGGTACGACGCCGCTGTCCTCATGGAGGTCGTCGAGCACGTCGACCCCGAGCGGCTCCCGGCGCTGGAGCACGCGGTGTTCGGGGTCGCGGCGCCGCGCACGGTGTTCGTCACGACGCCGAACGCGGAGTACAACCGGCTGTTCGAGTTCCTGCCGATGGGGCATTTCCGGCACGCCGACCACCGGTTCGAATGGACGCGAGCCGAGTTCCGCGCCTGGGCGGACGGCGTCGCGACCCGACGCGGCTACGACGTCCGATACGTGCCGATCGGACCGGTGGACCAGGAATCGGGACCGCCGACCCAGATGGCGGTCTTCACCACCCACGAGGAGGTGGCCGCGTGA